From Actinomyces sp. oral taxon 171 str. F0337, one genomic window encodes:
- a CDS encoding LCP family protein translates to MDSTSNDEHNADPSAAPAGTGDPTDAVSPRSLRHRRGGVSHGIRRWSRRRRIVVGLIAAVITAALALGTDVAVLAHRPARVDIVMPSTSSPTAGETWLILGTDSRATVPGDPSRYGTTQEVEGSRADVIALVRPSQEGLTVITLPRDLTINSKSRQLDRLATTYVRGPQNTVNALCTGLGIPTTHLVTIDMAEFATIIDSLGGIEVDVPEPVRDAYTGLNLTSAGRHRLSGVDALALVRSRHPEILRNGTWATMSQAEGAQRRSQSTATVMQAVLSTVGQKASNPVTLHQMAHTVAGNITLDSGTGLSDLATLGRSALRARRPGVTTIVDLPTEPRDESIIVSPSQESRELLARYGYSPKTCRPAGS, encoded by the coding sequence ATGGACTCCACCTCCAACGACGAGCACAACGCAGACCCCTCTGCCGCTCCGGCCGGCACCGGAGACCCCACCGATGCTGTCTCCCCCCGGTCCCTGCGGCACCGTCGAGGCGGAGTCAGCCATGGCATCAGGCGCTGGTCGAGGCGGCGCAGGATCGTCGTCGGCCTGATTGCCGCAGTTATCACGGCCGCTCTGGCACTGGGCACGGACGTGGCCGTCCTGGCACATCGCCCCGCACGCGTCGATATCGTCATGCCCTCCACGTCATCTCCCACAGCGGGCGAGACCTGGTTGATCCTGGGAACAGACTCCCGCGCCACCGTGCCGGGCGACCCGAGCCGCTACGGAACCACTCAAGAGGTGGAGGGCTCCCGTGCTGACGTCATCGCCCTGGTACGCCCTTCCCAGGAAGGACTCACCGTCATCACCCTTCCCCGGGACCTGACCATCAACAGCAAGAGCAGGCAGCTGGACCGCCTGGCCACCACCTACGTCCGCGGACCGCAGAACACGGTCAACGCCCTGTGCACCGGCCTGGGGATCCCCACCACGCATCTGGTGACCATCGACATGGCTGAGTTCGCCACGATCATCGACTCCCTGGGAGGGATTGAGGTGGACGTTCCCGAGCCGGTCCGAGACGCCTACACCGGGCTGAACCTCACCTCCGCCGGCCGCCACCGGCTCAGCGGGGTCGACGCTCTGGCCCTTGTGCGCTCACGGCACCCGGAAATCCTGCGCAACGGCACGTGGGCGACCATGAGCCAGGCTGAAGGCGCCCAACGCCGCAGCCAGTCCACGGCCACCGTCATGCAGGCCGTGCTGTCCACCGTCGGGCAGAAAGCCAGCAACCCCGTCACGCTCCATCAGATGGCGCACACCGTGGCCGGGAACATCACCCTGGACTCAGGTACCGGGCTCAGCGATCTGGCCACACTGGGACGTAGTGCCTTGAGAGCCAGACGGCCGGGAGTCACGACGATCGTCGACCTTCCGACAGAGCCCCGTGACGAGTCGATCATCGTCTCACCCAGCCAGGAGTCACGCGAGCTGCTGGCCCGCTATGGGTACAGCCCTAAAACCTGTCGGCCAGCAGGCTCCTGA
- a CDS encoding Fpg/Nei family DNA glycosylase produces MPEGHTIHRLAAALDELYGGQNLRACSPQGRFADGASRLDGQVLLGSQAHGKHLFLPFGPRADMSLDDTSVTWLRIHLGLYGSWTFDGDREFTAPHAIGAPRRRVGERGEHALKGGGGSALAGLNGGDLEPGGQDAGAHGPDPDEWEPPEPRGAVRLRLLGEHGVADLTGPAACELLDAEGVAAVRRRLGPDPLRADADVEAFVAKARSRRKSIGELLMDQAVIAGAGNIYRAETLFRVGISPFRAGNRISEERLRAIWEDLRPLMEYGVATGFITTVDLDDVPAPLPPDDPEAGRWYVYHRTGRPCLRCGTPVAEREVASRRLFWCPTCQAR; encoded by the coding sequence GTGCCGGAGGGACACACCATCCACCGGCTCGCCGCCGCCCTCGACGAGCTCTACGGTGGTCAGAACCTGCGCGCGTGCTCACCGCAGGGGCGTTTCGCCGACGGGGCGAGCCGTCTGGACGGCCAGGTCCTCCTGGGCAGTCAGGCCCATGGCAAGCACCTCTTCCTGCCCTTCGGCCCTCGCGCCGACATGTCCCTCGACGACACCTCCGTCACCTGGCTGCGGATCCACCTGGGCCTCTACGGGTCGTGGACCTTCGACGGTGACCGTGAGTTCACGGCGCCCCATGCCATCGGAGCGCCGCGTCGGCGCGTCGGTGAGCGCGGCGAGCATGCCCTCAAGGGCGGGGGAGGGTCGGCTCTGGCCGGATTGAACGGCGGGGACCTCGAGCCAGGAGGTCAGGACGCCGGCGCACACGGGCCTGACCCCGACGAGTGGGAGCCGCCCGAGCCGCGTGGCGCGGTGCGACTGCGACTGCTCGGCGAGCACGGGGTCGCCGACCTGACCGGACCGGCGGCCTGCGAGCTGCTGGACGCCGAGGGCGTGGCCGCCGTGCGCCGCCGCCTCGGCCCGGACCCGCTGCGCGCCGACGCCGACGTCGAGGCCTTCGTGGCCAAGGCGCGTTCCCGGCGCAAGAGCATCGGGGAGCTGCTCATGGACCAGGCCGTCATCGCCGGGGCGGGCAACATCTACCGCGCCGAGACCCTCTTTCGGGTCGGGATCTCGCCCTTCCGCGCGGGCAACCGCATCAGCGAGGAGCGGCTGCGGGCCATCTGGGAGGACCTGCGCCCCCTTATGGAGTACGGGGTGGCCACAGGCTTCATCACCACCGTCGACCTCGACGACGTCCCCGCCCCCCTGCCGCCCGACGACCCGGAGGCCGGCCGCTGGTACGTCTACCACCGCACCGGTCGTCCCTGCCTGCGCTGCGGGACCCCGGTGGCGGAGCGGGAGGTGGCGTCCCGCCGACTCTTCTGGTGCCCGACCTGCCAGGCCCGCTGA
- a CDS encoding LPXTG cell wall anchor domain-containing protein encodes MRLGRPLATASVMAATIGASLAASPALADGSIKFADDQQNVVSPTDTAFSVSGTGCTGQDAAVGVALYAPNGTMSTIVKATPDAEGNWSAELNIPDLIKSTGVEAKTDGKADGWSIGAGCVAYGEEKGQAQEAVAFDDTKVSGSYEISTDENGAQVIKVDVEGFSPNEEVTFTLVSKADPSKTYTVGKLTADAKGNVKGDLSVPSNVPDGEYLLTIEGARYGEGGSSTKTVVVKGGAFDLVDNNDNSIADNGGTTAAPTAPANGGSANVPASTGATPAASASNKPLAQTGANGLLFGGIAAALVVIGGGALIVRRRKA; translated from the coding sequence ATGCGTCTTGGACGCCCCCTGGCCACCGCGAGCGTGATGGCTGCCACCATCGGCGCCTCCCTCGCCGCCTCCCCCGCCCTGGCCGACGGCAGCATCAAGTTCGCCGACGACCAGCAGAACGTCGTCAGCCCCACGGACACCGCCTTCTCGGTGTCCGGAACGGGTTGCACAGGCCAGGACGCGGCGGTCGGTGTCGCCCTGTACGCGCCTAACGGCACCATGTCCACCATTGTGAAGGCCACCCCCGACGCTGAGGGCAACTGGTCCGCCGAGCTGAACATCCCCGACCTGATCAAGTCCACCGGCGTTGAGGCCAAGACGGACGGCAAGGCCGACGGCTGGTCCATCGGAGCCGGCTGCGTCGCCTACGGCGAGGAGAAGGGCCAGGCCCAGGAGGCCGTCGCCTTCGACGACACCAAGGTGAGCGGCTCCTACGAGATCAGCACCGATGAGAACGGCGCTCAGGTCATCAAGGTGGACGTCGAGGGCTTCTCCCCCAACGAGGAGGTCACCTTCACCCTGGTCAGCAAGGCCGACCCCTCCAAGACCTACACCGTCGGCAAGCTGACTGCCGACGCCAAGGGCAACGTCAAGGGCGACCTGTCGGTGCCTTCGAACGTGCCTGACGGCGAGTATCTGCTGACCATCGAGGGTGCCCGCTACGGCGAGGGCGGCAGCAGCACCAAGACCGTCGTCGTCAAGGGCGGCGCCTTCGACCTCGTCGACAACAACGACAACAGCATCGCCGACAACGGCGGCACCACCGCCGCCCCGACCGCCCCCGCCAACGGCGGCAGCGCGAACGTCCCGGCCAGCACCGGCGCCACCCCGGCGGCCTCCGCCTCCAACAAGCCCCTGGCCCAGACCGGTGCCAACGGCCTGCTCTTCGGCGGCATTGCCGCGGCCCTCGTGGTCATCGGTGGCGGTGCCCTCATCGTGCGTCGCCGCAAGGCCTAA
- a CDS encoding M13 family metallopeptidase: protein MTDASATSPTPTGSSSDSPARRSQPASTPDPTADEVLAGVLETAHTDTSIRPQDDLFRFVNGQWLATAEIPADRPSSGAFTTLRDEAEAACRQIVEELAEHFSSVAPETAPEVLTTNRGRVGALYEAFMDEAHLEELGAEPLAEELTPVLDASSKEELARVLGGMTPIGFMGMVGADVEVDINDPERYTSWIGQSGLGLPDESYYREEAQAPLRQAYVAHVARMLALAGLAESFGAPGEDLAERIMAVETALAKGHWDRVTCRDVEKMNNPMSWQEIVDSAPGLPWHEWREGIRAAARTAGIEETAFLDEAIVTQPDYLPHAAGVWQETDLEDLKAWTAWHVVHGRATLLSGAFVEENFDFYGRTLQGTDELRPRWKRGVGLVESCLGEALGEIYVERHFPPSHKSMMEALVGRLIEAYRRSISSLEWMSPATRERALEKLALFTPKIGYPVRWRDYSAVKVVPGDVLASVRSVERADMVYSLSKLTKPVDRDEWHMTPQTVNAYYNPTMNEIVFPAAILQPPFFDPQADDAVNYAGIGAVIGHEIGHGFDDQGSTFDGTGKVSDWWTSEDREAFTERTSALISQYDAYTPEVVVAKHRAAGTEETEIPHVNGALTIGENIGDLGGLGIALKAYSLALADAGVSSVEEAPVIDGLTGLQRFFYSWARIWRSKSRPDYAELLLTVDPHSPAEFRCNGIVRNVEAFYKAFEVDPKDALWLAPNERVSIW, encoded by the coding sequence ATGACTGACGCCTCCGCGACCTCACCGACGCCCACCGGCTCCTCGTCCGACTCACCGGCCCGGCGCTCTCAGCCGGCGAGCACCCCCGACCCCACTGCCGACGAGGTTCTCGCCGGAGTGCTGGAGACGGCGCACACAGATACCTCCATCCGCCCCCAGGACGATCTGTTCCGATTCGTCAACGGCCAGTGGCTCGCCACCGCCGAGATCCCGGCGGACCGCCCCAGCAGTGGCGCCTTCACCACGTTGCGCGATGAGGCCGAGGCCGCCTGCCGCCAGATCGTCGAGGAGCTTGCCGAGCACTTCTCCTCCGTTGCGCCCGAGACGGCCCCGGAGGTCCTGACCACCAACCGGGGCCGAGTCGGAGCCCTCTACGAGGCCTTCATGGACGAGGCCCACCTGGAGGAGCTCGGGGCCGAGCCACTGGCTGAGGAGCTGACGCCAGTACTGGATGCCTCCTCCAAGGAGGAACTGGCACGAGTGCTGGGAGGGATGACCCCGATCGGTTTCATGGGCATGGTTGGTGCGGATGTCGAGGTCGACATCAACGACCCGGAACGCTACACGAGCTGGATCGGCCAGTCGGGGCTGGGCCTGCCGGACGAGTCCTACTATCGCGAGGAGGCTCAGGCCCCGCTGCGCCAGGCCTACGTGGCGCACGTGGCCAGGATGCTTGCGCTGGCGGGTCTGGCGGAGTCCTTCGGCGCCCCTGGTGAGGACCTCGCTGAGCGGATCATGGCCGTGGAGACCGCCCTGGCCAAGGGTCACTGGGACCGCGTCACCTGCCGTGACGTGGAGAAGATGAACAACCCGATGTCCTGGCAGGAGATCGTGGACTCGGCCCCGGGCCTGCCCTGGCACGAGTGGCGCGAGGGGATTCGCGCGGCCGCCCGAACCGCAGGCATCGAGGAGACCGCCTTCCTCGACGAGGCCATCGTCACCCAGCCCGACTACCTCCCCCACGCGGCCGGAGTCTGGCAGGAGACCGACCTGGAGGATCTCAAGGCCTGGACGGCCTGGCACGTCGTTCACGGGCGCGCCACCCTGCTGTCAGGCGCCTTCGTGGAGGAGAACTTCGACTTCTACGGCCGCACGCTCCAGGGGACTGACGAGCTGCGGCCCCGGTGGAAGCGCGGCGTCGGCCTGGTGGAGTCCTGCCTGGGCGAGGCGCTGGGCGAGATCTACGTGGAGCGGCACTTCCCACCGTCGCACAAGTCGATGATGGAGGCCCTGGTGGGCCGGCTCATCGAGGCCTATCGCCGGTCCATCTCCTCGCTGGAGTGGATGAGTCCGGCCACGCGGGAGCGGGCCCTGGAGAAGCTGGCGCTGTTCACCCCCAAGATCGGCTACCCGGTGCGCTGGCGCGACTACTCCGCCGTCAAGGTCGTCCCCGGGGACGTCCTGGCCTCGGTGCGCAGTGTGGAGCGGGCCGATATGGTCTACTCGCTGAGCAAGCTGACCAAGCCGGTGGACCGCGACGAGTGGCACATGACCCCGCAGACGGTCAACGCCTACTACAACCCCACCATGAACGAGATCGTCTTCCCCGCCGCGATCCTTCAGCCGCCCTTCTTCGATCCGCAGGCCGACGACGCCGTGAACTACGCGGGGATCGGCGCTGTCATCGGCCATGAGATCGGCCACGGCTTCGATGACCAGGGCTCCACCTTCGATGGCACCGGAAAGGTCAGCGACTGGTGGACCTCGGAGGACCGGGAGGCCTTCACCGAGCGCACGAGCGCGCTCATCAGCCAGTACGACGCCTACACGCCCGAGGTCGTCGTCGCCAAGCACCGGGCAGCGGGCACGGAGGAGACGGAGATCCCGCACGTCAACGGCGCTTTGACCATCGGGGAGAACATCGGCGACCTGGGTGGCCTGGGCATCGCCCTCAAGGCCTATTCCTTGGCCCTGGCCGACGCCGGCGTCTCCTCCGTGGAGGAGGCCCCAGTCATCGACGGACTCACCGGTCTGCAACGCTTCTTCTACTCCTGGGCACGGATCTGGCGCTCCAAGAGCCGTCCGGACTACGCCGAGCTCCTTCTGACCGTTGATCCGCACTCGCCGGCGGAATTCCGTTGTAACGGAATCGTGCGCAATGTGGAGGCCTTCTACAAGGCCTTTGAGGTGGATCCCAAGGACGCCTTGTGGCTGGCTCCGAACGAAAGGGTGTCAATTTGGTAA
- a CDS encoding ribose-5-phosphate isomerase, protein MRIHIASDHAGFELKSAVIEHLRKEGHTVVDHGAHSYDPDDDYPAFCLDCGEAVVADAGSLGIVLGGSGNGEQIAANKVDGVRAALAWSIETARLARQHNNANVVALGGRMHDLGAGLAIIDAFLAEPFSGDERHARRIAQLSDYESRAHDAASVADPSGVITPTGA, encoded by the coding sequence ATGCGCATCCATATCGCCTCCGACCACGCTGGATTCGAGCTCAAGAGCGCCGTGATCGAGCACTTGAGGAAAGAGGGGCACACCGTCGTCGACCATGGAGCCCACTCCTACGACCCGGATGACGACTACCCCGCCTTCTGCCTGGACTGTGGGGAGGCCGTCGTGGCCGACGCCGGGAGTCTTGGCATTGTTCTCGGGGGCAGCGGCAACGGAGAGCAGATCGCCGCCAACAAGGTCGACGGGGTGCGAGCGGCACTGGCCTGGTCGATTGAGACCGCCCGACTCGCCCGGCAGCACAACAACGCCAACGTCGTCGCCTTGGGCGGTCGCATGCATGATCTGGGGGCGGGCCTGGCGATCATCGATGCCTTCCTCGCCGAGCCCTTCAGCGGGGACGAGCGTCACGCGCGTCGCATCGCCCAGCTCTCCGACTACGAGAGTCGTGCTCATGACGCCGCCTCAGTCGCAGATCCCAGCGGCGTGATCACCCCCACCGGGGCCTGA